In a genomic window of Callospermophilus lateralis isolate mCalLat2 chromosome 12, mCalLat2.hap1, whole genome shotgun sequence:
- the Ing1 gene encoding inhibitor of growth protein 1 isoform X2 → MVELVENRTRQVDSHVELFETHQEINDTTGNSGKAGQDKSKNETITQAEKPNNKRSRRQRNNENRENASNNHDHDDITSGTPKEKKAKTSKKKKRSKAKAEREASPADLPIDPNEPTYCLCNQVSYGEMIGCDNDECPIEWFHFSCVGLNHKPKGKWYCPKCRGENEKTMDKALEKSKKERAYNR, encoded by the coding sequence ATGGTGGAGCTGGTGGAGAACCGGACCAGACAAGTGGATAGTCATGTGGAACTCTTTGAAACACATCAGGAAATCAATGACACCACTGGCAACAGTGGCAAAGCTGGCCAAGATAAGTCAAAGAATGAGACAATCACTCAGGCAGAAAAGCCGAATAACAAACGTTCCCGGAGGCAACGCAACAATGAGAATCGAGAAAATGCATCTAATAATCATGACCATGATGACATCACCTCAGGAACACCCAAGGAGAAGAAAGCAAAGACCTCGAAGAAGAAAAAACGCTCtaaggccaaagcagagagggaaGCATCCCCTGCAGACCTTCCCATCGACCCAAATGAGCCCACGTACTGTCTGTGCAATCAGGTCTCCTATGGAGAAATGATAGGTTGCGACAATGACGAGTGCCCCATCGAATGGTTCCACTTCTCATGCGTGGGACTCAATCATAAACCAAAGGGCAAGTGGTACTGTCCCAAGTGTCGGGGGGAAAATGAGAAAACAATGGACAAAGCATTGGAGAAGTCCAAAAAGGAGAGAGCCTATAACAGGTAG